A region from the Manihot esculenta cultivar AM560-2 chromosome 13, M.esculenta_v8, whole genome shotgun sequence genome encodes:
- the LOC110603216 gene encoding L-ascorbate oxidase, with the protein MSEVSFLERMTRVMIMFEVSCILIYLVNEVPSAEGRVHNYTWEVSYQYKYLDCYKKLAIAINGITPGPAIYAVQGDTIIVNVVNNLVMENVAIHWHGIRQIGTQWSDGTDGVTQCATMPGDTFTYKFVVDRPGTYMYHSHYGMQRESGLYGIIRVFLPKGQPEPFPFPYHYDRHIILSDWYHRNPYERAANLSSIPFQWVGEPQSLLINGRGKYNCSLLGSTADSEVCNLKNPACFPAVLTVIPGKIYRYRIASLTSLSSFSFQIEGHSMTVVEADGTYVEPFVTQNLYIYSGETYSVLVKATQDPTRNYWATVNVVSRRPATPDGLAIFNYYPNHFHKFPPTKPPPGPLWNDAESRINQSLTIKALKGRVESPPKTTDRVIVLLNTQNTIDGYYRWSLNNVSHSLPATPYLIALKKSISDVFDQTPAPESYSPDYDIFSVAKNTNATSSTSIHRLVFNSTVDIILQNANTMTKNNSETHPWHLHGHDFWVLGYGSGKFNNETDVGKYNLDNPIMKNTVPLHSYGWTALRFRADNPGIWLFHCHIESHFFMGMMVLFESGSEMVSEPPQANMGCGATKRFIDNTTPA; encoded by the exons ATGAGTGAAGTCTCATTCTTAGAAAGAATGACAAGAGTTATGATAATGTTTGAGGTTTCATGTATCCTAATTTATTTAGTAAACGAAGTTCCAAGTGCAGAGGGTAGAGTCCACAACTACACATGGGAGGTTTCATACCAATACAAGTATCTTGACTGCTACAAAAAGCTTGCTATTGCCATTAATGGAATCACTCCAGGGCCTGCAATTTATGCTGTGCAAGGTGACACAATTATTGTCAATGTTGTTAATAACTTGGTCATGGAAAATGTCGCCATCCACTGGCATGGCATCCGTCAG ATTGGAACTCAATGGAGTGATGGAACAGATGGAGTGACTCAATGTGCTACAATGCCTGGTGATACCTTCACCTATAAATTTGTTGTCGACAGG CCTGGAACATACATGTATCATTCCCATTATGGAATGCAGAGAGAATCAGGGCTGTATGGAATAATCCGTGTATTTCTTCCCAAGGGACAACCAGAGCCCTTCCCGTTCCCCTATCATTACGATCGACACATCATCCTCAGTGATTGGTACCACCGCAATCCCTATGAACGAGCCGCCAACTTGTCTTCCATCCCCTTTCAGTGGGTCGGAGAACCTCAG TCACTTTTGATCAATGGAAGAGGGAAGTACAACTGTTCTCTTTTGGGTTCAACTGCAGACTCAGAAGTTTGTAATCTGAAAAATCCTGCATGTTTTCCAGCTGTTTTGACAGTAATCCCTGGAAAAATATATCGCTATAGGATCGCCAGCTTGACTTCACTTTCTTCTTTCAGTTTCCAAATAGAG GGCCATAGCATGACTGTTGTTGAAGCTGATGGCACGTACGTTGAGCCATTTGTTACTCAGAACTTGTACATTTACTCAGGCGAGACATATTCTGTGTTGGTGAAGGCCACTCAGGATCCGACAAGGAATTACTGGGCTACCGTAAATGTAGTTAGTCGACGACCAGCAACTCCTGATGGCTTAGCCATTTTCAATTATTACCCAAATCATTTCCATAAATTTCCTCCTACTAAACCACCACCTGGTCCTCTTTGGAATGATGCTGAGTCCAGAATAAACCAAAGTCTCACCATTAAAGCACTCAAAGGTCGTGTAGAGTCACCACCCAAGACCACAGACAGAGTCATTGTGCTTCTCAACACACAGAACACCATTGATGGCTATTATCGCTGGTCTCTAAACAATGTGTCTCACTCTCTACCTGCTACTCCATATCTTATAGCACTCAAGAAAAGTATCAGTGATGTCTTCGATCAAACCCCAGCTCCAGAAAGCTACAGCCCAGATTATGACATATTCAGTGTTGCTAAGAACACAAATGCTACTTCTAGTACATCCATTCACAGGCTTGTGTTCAACTCCACAGTTGATATTATTCTTCAGAACGCCAACACCATGACCAAGAATAATAGCGAGACGCATCCTTGGCATCTTCATGGGCATGATTTTTGGGTGTTGGGTTACGGGAGTGGAAAGTTCAACAATGAAACTGATGTTGGGAAATACAATTTGGATAATCCGATAATGAAGAATACGGTGCCGCTTCACTCTTATGGATGGACTGCATTGAGGTTTCGAGCAGATAATCCAGGCATATGGCTTTTTCATTGCCATATTGAGTCTCACTTCTTCATGGGAATGATGGTGCTGTTTGAATCTGGTTCAGAGATGGTTTCAGAACCCCCGCAGGCTAACATGGGCTGTGGGGCAACCAAGCGATTCATTGATAATACTACTCCggcttga